In one Molothrus ater isolate BHLD 08-10-18 breed brown headed cowbird chromosome 6, BPBGC_Mater_1.1, whole genome shotgun sequence genomic region, the following are encoded:
- the LOC118687567 gene encoding embryonic protein UVS.2-like has protein sequence MKYFLLPTHLAFLCSFALSKPVQITTRKNDLGSEIAVYEGDILLRRGRRSAINCESCLWPKSQDGLVKVPVNISSDFSITERSWIVDALQEISTLTCVQFVNRTTETDYVYVERGQSCWSYFGKIGGRQAVGLVKNGCMDKGAIQHEMNHALGFIHEQARSDRDRFVKIMWEHIVAGEQGNFGKMNSKNLGLPYDYSSVMHYGAYDFSSTPGKPTIVPIPDPSIPIGQRDGLSNLDVAKINKLYKCNCCSSVLPKPKGSFSSVNYPSPYPNNSNCLWLIRIRRSKIFLQFEAFDLQHSSGCSSDYIKIYNGNSKSSPVLLDKYCGKGPLPSLVASGSTMLVEFASDESITATGFRASYNRVNCGATFRDSKGVITSPNYPNKYPKNRACFWVITSPVGYKISLQMLSFELEYSDRCIYDYLLIHDGSRPMSPAIGPYCGTEKVADFTSTGNFVLVEFHSDLVWELPGFVMSYTFAR, from the exons ATGAAGTACTTTCTTCTGCCAACTCATTTAGCATTTCTCTGTAGCTTTGCACTAAGTAAACCtgtccag ataacTACAAGAAAGAATGACTTAG gtAGTGAAATAGCCGTGTATGAAGGAGACATCCTCCTGAGAAGAGGGAGACGCAGTGCAATTAACTGTGAGAGTTGTTTGTGGCCCAAGTCACAAGATGGACTGGTCAAGGTTCCAGTTAACATATCTTCTGATTTCT CAATAACAGAGAGGTCTTGGATTGTTGATGCTTTGCAAGAGATCTCCACGCTGACCTGTGTGCAATTTGTAAATCGCACTACAGAAACAGACTATGTTTATGTTGAACGAGGGCAGAG CTGCTGGTCTTACTTTGGAAAGATTGGAGGACGCCAAGCAGTAGGCCTGGTGAAAAATGGTTGCATGGATAAAGGAGCAATTCAGCATGAAATGAACCATGCACTGGGTTTCATCCATGAACAGGCACGGAGTGATCGGGACAGGTTTGTCAAGATTATGTGGGAGCACATAGTAGCAG GGGAACAAGGGAACTTTGGAAAAATGAATTCCAAAAACCTGGGCCTTCCCTATGACTACTCTTCAGTGATGCACTATGGCGC GTATGATTTCTCCAGCACTCCAGGAAAACCAACTATTGTACCCATTCCTGACCCCTCTATACCTATTGGGCAGAGAGATGGGCTGAGTAACTTGGATGTAGCTAAAATCAACAAGCTCTACAAGTGCA ATTGCTGTAGCTCTGTGTTGCCTAAACCCAAGGGCTCGTTCTCCTCTGTCAATTACCCATCCCCATACCCCAACAACAGCAACTGTCTGTGGCTGATCCGCATCCGTCGAAGTAAG ATCTTCCTGCAGTTTGAGGCTTTTGATCTCCAACACTCCTCAGGCTGTTCTTCTGACTATATAAAAATTTACAACGGAAACAGCAAGAgctcccctgtcctgctggacaaGTACTGTGGGAAGGGTCCACTGCCCTCCCTGGTGGCATCGGGATCCACAATGCTGGTGGAGTTTGCAAGTGATGAGAGCATTACAGCCACAGGATTCAGAGCTTCCTACAACAGGG tGAATTGTGGAGCCACTTTCAGAGATTCAAAGGGAGTCATCACCTCTCCAAACTACCCCAATAAATACCCCAAAAACCGAGCATGTTTCTGGGTCATCACTTCTCCAGTAGGATATAAG ATATCTCTCCAAATGTTATCCTTTGAGCTGGAATATAGCGACAGATGCATCTATGACTACTTGCTCATACATGATGGAAGCCGCCCTATGTCACCTGCAATTGGCCCTTATTGTGGGACAGAGAAGGTTGCAGACTTTACTTCCACTGGGAACTTTGTGCTGGTTGAATTCCACAGTGATTTAGTGTGGGAGTTGCCTGGATTTGTGATGAGTTATACATTTGCTAGGTAA